The Paenibacillus sp. FSL R7-0345 DNA segment CGGAGCCGCTTATGCGGAGCATGTGGCAGATCTGTTCGAGGGCTGGCATGAACATGAGGAGGTAACAGCCGGGCACTGGCCGGCTACACTGGAGGAGTGCTTCGGTATTGCCCCCAAGTTTAAATATCCGCTGTCCAGAGAGGAGGCGGTGCGGCTCGCGGATTATTTTCTCGATGAGTATGCCCCTTCAAGAAGCGGACGCAACAAGCTGCGTGAGTTCGAAGGCTTTATTCTAAAAGGGCCGGAGTACCTTACAGTCTTCAGCGGCGAAACAGGAGCAGAACTGGCGACAATCCGCTACAAGCCGGGACGCCATGATGACGGGCTGATGTGGGGGGATTATTCCTGGAACCGGATTGAGCCGGGGAACCGGGTCGACCGTTTTCTGGCGGGAGTGGCATACCTTGATGGTAAAAAGCCTTATGCATTGTTTGCCCGCGGATATTATACCCGGGCTACAATGGCCGCGTACAGCTGGGATGGACAGGAACTGAAAGAAATCTGGTACACCGACAGCGGCTGGGTTACGATGAACAATCCATTTGCCGACACGCTGCATCTTCAGGACGGCCGGAATCCCGGCTTTGGCAGTCTGGCTAAGCAGGGCGCCCATGCCCTTTCCACCGCCGATGTAGACGGGGACGGCTGCCAGGAGATCATCTACGGGTCAGCTACAATTGACCATGACGGCAGCATCCTGTACAGCTCAGGCGGAACTCTGCCGGAGGGGAGCGCAGCTCCCGGTGAATACGCCAAACTGGGCCATGGAGATGCCTTGCATGTCGCGGTGGTCGATCCTGACCGGGACGGTCTGCAGATTTACATGGTTCATGAAGAGGGCATTCACGGCCCGTACGGATATACGCTGCGGGATGGAGCGACCGGAGAGGTGCTGTTTGGCGGTTTTGCCAAAGAGGATGTCGGCCGGGGTATGATCGGCAAAGTAGATCCGCACGTGCCCGGTCTGCAGACCTGGTGCAGCGAAAGCCATCTGGCCCATGAGCCTTCCAGGGGACTGCGCTCAGCCAAAGGTGAACAGCTGGATGAGCTGGCTCCGGGTACTAACATGAATATCAAGTGGGCGGCAGATATGACGACCCAGTTCATCAGCGGCACTTTCGACGAACCGGTTACCATTGAAGACTGGAAGCAGGGCACGCTGCTGACAGCGGAGGGCACGCGTTCCAACAATGGTACCAAGGGCAATCCTTGTCTGGTCGCAGACCTGTTCGGAGACTGGCGGGAGGAGCTGGTCGTGCGCATGGCAGACAGCTCGGCGATCCGCATTTATATGAATACAGAGGTGACAGACCGGAAGCTGTATACCTTGATGCATGATCCGCAGTACCGGACAGGAGTGGCCTGGCAGAACGTAGTGTATAATCAGCCTTGCTACACCAGCTTCTATCTGGGCACGGACATGAACTGGGCCAAGGTTCCGGTTCCCGATCTGGAGCTGCGGTAAATGAATCAAACGGGGAGCAATCAGCCTGGCGGCTGTAAGCTCTCCGTTTTTTTTGTACGTATAACTGACTCTATAAGTCAATAAAGCCTGCGGGTTAATGTCCAGAACAGCAGAGCTGCCACACTGACAACTGCTCCCAGCAGGCTCACCCCGCTCCAGCCGGCGTAATTATAGATGCTGGTTGAAGTGATGGACCCGGCAGCGCTGCCGATGGAATAAAAAATCATGTATCCGGCGGTAAGTCTGCTGCGCGCTTCAGGACGTACTCTAAAGATCAGGCTCTGGTTAGTGACATGTACGGCTTGTACCGCAAGATCAAGTATGATAATACCGAATATTAATGCGATGAGCGAATGCCGGGCATAGCTGATCGGCAACCATGAGACCAGCAGCAAGGCCAGAGCTGTGCCGGTGGTCCGTTGTCCCAGGCCGCGGTCAGCGAGCCGGCCCGCCCGCGCTGCGGCGAGTGCACCGGCAGCACCGGCGAGGCCGAACGCGCCGATTGCAGTATGAGAAAGGGAAAGCGGCGGAGCGCTCAGCGGGAGTACCAGTGAAGTCCACAAGATACTGAATGCGGTAAATATCAGGAGGGCTAATACAGCGCGGATACGCAGAACAGGCTCCTGTACAAACAGCATAAGCAATGAATGAAGCAGCTGCAGATAGGACAGTGTTTCTTTTGTGTGCTCGTGGCGGGGCAGTACCCGAAATAATAGACCTGTCATAATCAGGGTCAGTCCTGCGGATACCAGATAAACGGAACGCCAGCCAGCAAGATCAGTCAGTAAACCTGCAAAGGTACGCGCAAGCAGGATACCTATTACAATTCCGCTGGTTACCAGACCCACGGTCTGTCCGCGTTCAACCGGAGAGGACAGGGCTGCTGCGAACGCAACGAGCGTCTGGGCAACTACAGCAAGCAGCCCCACTACTGCTATGCCTATAAACAGAACTATGGCGGATGAGGCAGTACCGACGAGAATCAGGGCCAGCACGGATACAAGCATTTGACCGGTAATCAGGCGGCGCCGGTTAACCAAATCCCCGAGCGGCACCAGCAGCAGCAGACCCAGAGCGTAACACAGCTGGGTAATTGTAATGACAATACCTATGGAGGAAGGCGTGATCCCGAACTCACCTGCAAGGGTGTCCAGCAAAGGCTGCGCGTAATAAATGTTGGCAACAGCAAGTCCGCAGGTCATGGCAAATAAAAGGGCGAGCGGCCGGGGCATAGAGGCAGACGAAGGTGCTTTCTGTACTGAATCGGTTTCTGCATCTGTAAATTCTGTCATGCTGGCGATCAAAAGGTTATGACGTTTGTGCATACTGATCATTATCACTCCTTAGCATATAATAACATACTGATCGGTATGTTATTGTTTCGCTAACTATAATGGAACACCATTTATTTTGTCAATGACTGTTATCTAATCTTAATTAAATCAAGAGATTACCTTGACATAATAAACACGAAATACTACCTTTATTACATACCATTCGATATGAAAAGAGGGGTTAGATGGCAAGGCTACGGGAGTTTGACGAGGAAAAGGCCTTGGATGCAGCGCTGCAGCTGTTCTGGGAAAAGGGATTCGAAGCTACCTCATTAAGCGATTTGACATCAGCAATGGGGATTCAGCGGCCAAGCATATACTCAGCCTTCGGGGACAAAAAAGCATTGTTTGAAGCAGCGCTGCGGAAATACACGCGTTCTCATGCAGCGGACGTCCGGGCCAGGTTTCAGAATCATTCTTCGGTCAGGGAAGAATTCCGGACTTTTTTTGAAAATCTGGTGGAGACAGAGTACAGTCAGTCTACAAGCCGGGGATGCTTTTGCATCAATACGATGGTGGAGCTTTCGCCGCATGACGAGAAGTTTGAAATCCTGACAAGAGAACATCAAATGTATCTCTCGGTTATTTTTGAGGAAGCAATTGAACGGGGGCTGCAATCGGGTGAGCTGGACGACAGTGTAAATGCCAAGTCTCTGGCTCAGACTCTGACTGTATCCCTGATAGGGCTGACTGTACTTATGAAATCCCGTCCTGAACGGTCATTTGTTGATAATGCAGTGACAGTAACTCTTACATTGCTTAAGCCAAAATCGTACAGGAATTAGATGTAGAGAGCACCAGCCGGGCATTCCAGTTCATGCAAAAAAAGACTGCGCCCTTATGAGAAGGGGCAGCCTTTTTGCACATTATTTAACTGCGGGACCGGGTTGCTAAGCTAACAATTAAGACTAGCTATGCTCTGCAATCTGTACCTCAAAGCCGTCCGGGTCCAGCACATAAAAGAACCGCAGATGCGGGTTCGGCGAGATGGGGCCGCGGGCGACCGGGATGCCGTGACTGCTCAATTCTTCGATGGCATCGTCCAGTGACTCTGCTTCAAAGCCGACAGATACGCCGGATTCCGGTTTCAGTGCAGGCTCACTTCCCTGAATCAGCTCAATCTTGGGCTGCCCGTCTCGGCCTAACATCACAATCTGTCTGCCTCTGCTTTCAAATTGCCGTTCAATGGGAAGACCGAGAATCCCGTGATAGAAATGAAGGGAGGCCTCCAGATCGCGGACTCGAAGTGTAATCCAATTCAGGCTTAAGTTCATAAGACAGTTTCCTCCTCAATGTAGTTTGATAAATACCTCAAGTTTACTATGTTTAAATAAAATAAAAAAACAGTTGACATTACTCTCACCGCGAGGTATATTATAAGAGTTCCTTTTGAGAGCAATATTCAATACAGATTACATGATATGGACTCTTAGCTCAGTTGGTAGAGCAGTAGACTCTTAATCTATTTGTCCAGGGTTCGAGCCCCTGAGAGTCCATCACACAGAGAACGGCAGCGATGCCGTTCTTTTTTTATTTAGTTAAACACTAAGAGAGCGTCTCCTTAACCAACAGGAGGCGCTCTCTTTTATGCACAAATTATCTAGTCTCCAGATAAGCAATACCCAGTGCTCCGGTTACCGGA contains these protein-coding regions:
- a CDS encoding rhamnogalacturonan lyase — protein: MSIQMERLDRGLAAVSTSEGIFISWRLLGNEVTGAAEQGLTAADFRLYRNGELIAEITDSTNYLDRSGSSENKYAVAAMINGEEQERCAATRPWENPYLEIPLQKPADGVTPAGQSYTYSANDMSVGDVDGDGEYEYIVKWDPSNAKDVSHVGYTGNVYLDCYKQNGTLLYRVDLGVNIRAGAHYTQFLVYDFDGDGKAELMFKTAPGTRTIRYKDGSPVSEAFITLLPEDEAAGYSHDDDYRMNGAAYAEHVADLFEGWHEHEEVTAGHWPATLEECFGIAPKFKYPLSREEAVRLADYFLDEYAPSRSGRNKLREFEGFILKGPEYLTVFSGETGAELATIRYKPGRHDDGLMWGDYSWNRIEPGNRVDRFLAGVAYLDGKKPYALFARGYYTRATMAAYSWDGQELKEIWYTDSGWVTMNNPFADTLHLQDGRNPGFGSLAKQGAHALSTADVDGDGCQEIIYGSATIDHDGSILYSSGGTLPEGSAAPGEYAKLGHGDALHVAVVDPDRDGLQIYMVHEEGIHGPYGYTLRDGATGEVLFGGFAKEDVGRGMIGKVDPHVPGLQTWCSESHLAHEPSRGLRSAKGEQLDELAPGTNMNIKWAADMTTQFISGTFDEPVTIEDWKQGTLLTAEGTRSNNGTKGNPCLVADLFGDWREELVVRMADSSAIRIYMNTEVTDRKLYTLMHDPQYRTGVAWQNVVYNQPCYTSFYLGTDMNWAKVPVPDLELR
- a CDS encoding MFS transporter is translated as MPRPLALLFAMTCGLAVANIYYAQPLLDTLAGEFGITPSSIGIVITITQLCYALGLLLLVPLGDLVNRRRLITGQMLVSVLALILVGTASSAIVLFIGIAVVGLLAVVAQTLVAFAAALSSPVERGQTVGLVTSGIVIGILLARTFAGLLTDLAGWRSVYLVSAGLTLIMTGLLFRVLPRHEHTKETLSYLQLLHSLLMLFVQEPVLRIRAVLALLIFTAFSILWTSLVLPLSAPPLSLSHTAIGAFGLAGAAGALAAARAGRLADRGLGQRTTGTALALLLVSWLPISYARHSLIALIFGIIILDLAVQAVHVTNQSLIFRVRPEARSRLTAGYMIFYSIGSAAGSITSTSIYNYAGWSGVSLLGAVVSVAALLFWTLTRRLY
- a CDS encoding TetR/AcrR family transcriptional regulator encodes the protein MARLREFDEEKALDAALQLFWEKGFEATSLSDLTSAMGIQRPSIYSAFGDKKALFEAALRKYTRSHAADVRARFQNHSSVREEFRTFFENLVETEYSQSTSRGCFCINTMVELSPHDEKFEILTREHQMYLSVIFEEAIERGLQSGELDDSVNAKSLAQTLTVSLIGLTVLMKSRPERSFVDNAVTVTLTLLKPKSYRN
- a CDS encoding VOC family protein; amino-acid sequence: MNLSLNWITLRVRDLEASLHFYHGILGLPIERQFESRGRQIVMLGRDGQPKIELIQGSEPALKPESGVSVGFEAESLDDAIEELSSHGIPVARGPISPNPHLRFFYVLDPDGFEVQIAEHS